The genomic interval tttttttggtttcctCCGAACGTAAACTTGAACTcttattgttgtattttgacaattatttgcataaaaaatcatctaaattttaataaaatgaaatgtacacaaataaagaacaactctatactaattaaaagataatcaaatttattctttaaaatatataatagtttCCTTTATTCCATAGTAATGACTAATTTAGAAGTTCAAGCATACAAAAGATAATAAGAGAATTTTAAATCACTCACAAGAGAccgataaaatatttatttagataAGAAGAGGGTCTTGATCTTTAGATAATTTAAAGATAGAGAGACTTTTTTAGTATTTCGCTTCTTGATAATCTTGGCTGCTGTAAGGCCTAAAAGCTTCCGAGATCCAATTGTTCTTCCTCCAAGATTTCCATCCCATTTCTTCACAAATCTCATCGCTATGGTTAATGCTGAATGTAGAAATGCAGTGTCTCTTGAAAAATCTAGTCGTTTGCTTCATTATTTCCACCTCTTTAGTTGTTTGCTCAAGCATTTTTTCAACAGCTGGAAGCTTGAATTTCTGATCAGCAAGCCTAGCCAACCATTTGCACCTTATCTCTGCTGTCTGAAGATTTGACACAGTCTCAATGTAACCCACAAATGCCATGTTGGGTATCAACGGATGAATAGTGCCCCTGCCGCACATATTAACGTACACATTCTTCCGTCAGCACATGCATTAATTAAAGCAACAGTATTGATCCATGCAGCACAATCATCCAGTAATATTACACAACGTATACGTCAAGATTAGTTTACCTGTACAAGGGCATGATCCCCGAAGAGTCGGCAAGTAGACTTGAGAAGGGTTTTGGTAATATAGATTGGAGCTTCTTCTTGCCATCGTAGCCAGTAGCAAGAAGAACAACATCAGCTTCCAATTTGGACTTGTCTTCAAACTCAATTCCTCCACTCCAAAACCACCATTTTGGCGCTcttttgaataatatgttCCCCTTTTCTGCTTCAGAGAAGAAATTTTCTGGCAAAATTGCCATTTGGCAAGATGCATAGTCCTCCTCAAATGGATGATCTGGTTTTAGCCCAAACTTCACAAGAGGTAGCTTCCACACCAAGTAGGACTCTATGAACTTCGAAATTGCTTTTcgctgtttttttttaaagaacaaaaattaagtttcTGTATtagttaatgaaaaaaatacttatatAGGTGCGGATATTAGTGTCTTGTAAATGTAAAGTTCAAGTAATTCAGTGTTTGTGTTTTTGTAACACGATAGAGTTCATATTATACTGAAATTAGTTACTAATTACTAACTGAGCATTTCACAAAACGCGGACATCTGGCACTggaaaataagtattattaatgtcctaaaataaaaaataacaaagaacTTTGAATTTACCATGGGTGATAATATGGAACAAAGGGAGGTCCTGAGGAAGCCTAAGTTTGGCCTCGGATggagaaattgagaagaccttgttgaataaaataagaaaaagggCAATCCCCATATCCTGTATGATGGAAGAGTCCAGTGTAAAGTCCTTATCACCATTGTACATGGCTGTCCGTTTGGTCCTTCAAtagataaagaaattaaaccaaaCATATGTCAGTTTCTAAGTAATGGAAAAGACAATAATTAAATCTCTCATCTGGCattcaattaatttgtcaTGGAAACAGACATTAGTTGTCTAGcttggaggaaaaaaaaaattattagtaaaattgcTCATCCTGGATATTCTTAATAttcttctaaaatttctcttatTCTTAATTTCTACTTCATTACTTTCAATGAAATTTCTATTCAACTAGTCAATATATTATTT from Citrus sinensis cultivar Valencia sweet orange chromosome 9, DVS_A1.0, whole genome shotgun sequence carries:
- the LOC102623424 gene encoding probable flavin-containing monooxygenase 1 gives rise to the protein MASAQNHVQYSSKIGIIGAGISGIATAKQLRHYDPLVFEATNSIGGVWKHCSFNSTKLQTPRCDFQFSDYPWPERDDASFPSHVELLDYLHGYAVHFDVLKYIKFNSKVVEIRHLGDRDTARVSDTAGEYGSLLKGHPVWEVAVETNQAIQWYGFELLVMCIGKFGDIPRMPTFPANKGEEIFGGKVLHSMDYSKLDKEAATELLQGKKVAIIGYRKSAIDLAVECAEANQGPNGQPCTMVIRTLHWTLPSYRIWGLPFFLFYSTRSSQFLHPRPNLGFLRTSLCSILSPMRKAISKFIESYLVWKLPLVKFGLKPDHPFEEDYASCQMAILPENFFSEAEKGNILFKRAPKWWFWSGGIEFEDKSKLEADVVLLATGYDGKKKLQSILPKPFSSLLADSSGIMPLYRGTIHPLIPNMAFVGYIETVSNLQTAEIRCKWLARLADQKFKLPAVEKMLEQTTKEVEIMKQTTRFFKRHCISTFSINHSDEICEEMGWKSWRKNNWISEAFRPYSSQDYQEAKY